In one Streptomyces marincola genomic region, the following are encoded:
- a CDS encoding exodeoxyribonuclease III — translation MLTVTSVNVNGLRAAARKGYLSWLAGSPADAVCLQEVRAEEHQLPDEVRAPEGWHAVYAPAAARGRAGVALLTRREPEEVRVGFGAPEFATSGRYLEADLPGLTLASLYLPTGEAETPKQEEKERFMAEFSAYLAELRHRAAAAGREVLVCGDWNIAHQEADIKNWRGNLTKSGFLPNERAWLTDLYAPGAGGWADVVRGLHPGQAGPYTWWSYRGRAFDNDAGWRIDLHVATQGLAARAVKAEVERAPTHGERWSDHAPVTVTYDTAA, via the coding sequence GTGCTGACCGTGACCAGTGTGAACGTGAACGGGCTGCGGGCCGCCGCGCGCAAGGGCTACCTGTCGTGGCTCGCCGGCTCGCCGGCCGACGCCGTCTGCCTCCAGGAAGTGCGCGCCGAGGAGCACCAACTGCCGGACGAGGTCCGCGCCCCCGAGGGCTGGCACGCCGTGTACGCGCCGGCCGCCGCGCGCGGCCGGGCCGGCGTGGCCCTGCTCACCCGCAGGGAGCCGGAGGAGGTGCGGGTGGGCTTCGGCGCGCCGGAGTTCGCCACGTCGGGCCGCTACCTCGAAGCCGACCTGCCGGGGCTCACGCTGGCCAGTCTCTACCTGCCGACCGGCGAGGCCGAGACGCCGAAGCAGGAGGAGAAGGAGCGGTTCATGGCGGAGTTCTCCGCCTACCTCGCCGAGCTGCGCCACCGCGCAGCCGCGGCGGGCCGCGAGGTCCTGGTCTGCGGCGACTGGAACATCGCCCACCAGGAGGCCGACATCAAGAACTGGCGCGGCAACCTCACCAAGTCCGGCTTCCTGCCGAACGAACGCGCCTGGCTGACCGACCTGTACGCGCCCGGCGCCGGCGGCTGGGCGGACGTCGTGCGCGGACTGCACCCGGGCCAGGCGGGCCCCTACACGTGGTGGTCCTACCGGGGCCGCGCGTTCGACAACGACGCGGGCTGGCGCATCGACCTGCACGTGGCGACCCAGGGGCTCGCGGCCCGCGCCGTGAAGGCCGAGGTGGAACGGGCGCCGACGCACGGGGAGCGGTGGTCGGACCACGCCCCCGTCACCGTCACCTACGACACGGCGGCCTGA
- a CDS encoding SDR family oxidoreductase, which yields MRDTSQRTAPSGHVAIVTGANQGIGAATAKALAARGVAVLCTYLRLPHAPDSGSGDAPGQYDSDRAAGGEAVAEEIRRAGGSAEAHEADLSDPGVPARLFDIAEERLGPVDILVNNASGWVQDSFTPDPEDRFGRPLRPVTAETWARQFAVDARAPALLIGEFARRHRARGADWGRIVGLTSGAELGFPGEVSYGAAKAAQTDYTMSAAAELADLGITANVVHPPVTDTGWVTDEVRRFVASSPALFHVAEPAEVAEVIAFLVSDEAALVSGNVLTLR from the coding sequence ATGCGAGACACGAGCCAGAGGACGGCGCCGTCCGGCCACGTCGCGATCGTGACCGGTGCGAACCAGGGCATCGGGGCCGCGACCGCGAAGGCGCTCGCGGCCAGGGGCGTCGCGGTGCTCTGCACCTACCTCCGCCTGCCGCACGCACCGGACAGCGGGAGTGGCGACGCCCCCGGCCAGTACGACAGCGACCGGGCGGCCGGCGGGGAGGCCGTGGCGGAGGAGATCCGCCGCGCCGGGGGCAGCGCCGAGGCGCACGAGGCGGACCTGAGCGACCCCGGGGTACCGGCCCGGCTGTTCGACATCGCGGAGGAACGGCTCGGGCCCGTCGACATCCTGGTCAACAACGCGTCCGGCTGGGTGCAGGACAGCTTCACGCCCGACCCGGAGGACCGGTTCGGCCGCCCGCTTCGCCCGGTCACGGCGGAGACGTGGGCGCGGCAGTTCGCGGTGGACGCGCGGGCGCCCGCGCTGCTGATCGGTGAGTTCGCCCGCCGACACCGGGCGCGCGGCGCCGACTGGGGCCGCATCGTCGGGCTGACCTCGGGCGCGGAACTCGGGTTCCCCGGCGAGGTCTCGTACGGGGCGGCGAAGGCGGCGCAGACCGACTACACGATGTCGGCCGCCGCGGAGCTCGCGGACCTGGGCATCACGGCCAACGTCGTGCACCCCCCGGTCACGGACACCGGGTGGGTCACGGACGAGGTGCGGCGGTTCGTGGCGTCGAGCCCCGCCCTCTTCCACGTCGCGGAGCCGGCCGAGGTCGCCGAGGTCATCGCCTTCCTGGTCTCGGACGAGGCGGCGCTCGTCAGCGGCAACGTGCTGACGCTCCGCTGA